From Rhizobium sp. NZLR1, a single genomic window includes:
- the iolG gene encoding inositol 2-dehydrogenase, with product MTVRFGLLGAGRIGKVHAKAVSGDANAKLVAVADAFPQAADAIASAYGCEVRTIEAIEAAKDIDAVVICTPTDTHADLIERFARAGKAIFCEKPIDLDVARVKACMKVVEETGAKLMVGFNRRFDPHFMAVRKVIDEGKIGDVEMVTITSRDPGAPPVDYIKRSGGIFRDMTIHDFDMARFLLGEEPVSVLATAAVLVDKAIGEAGDYDSVSVILQTKSGKQAIISNSRRATYGYDQRIEVHGAKGMAAAENQRPVSIEVANGDGYTRPPLHDFFMTRYTEAYANEIAAFIAAIQKGTKISPSGADGLAALALADAAVQSVKEGKLVKVG from the coding sequence ATGACAGTGAGATTTGGTCTTCTCGGCGCCGGCCGCATCGGCAAGGTTCATGCGAAAGCCGTCAGCGGCGACGCCAATGCAAAGCTCGTCGCCGTCGCCGACGCCTTTCCGCAGGCGGCCGACGCCATTGCTTCGGCCTATGGCTGCGAGGTCCGCACCATCGAGGCGATCGAGGCCGCCAAGGATATCGACGCCGTCGTCATCTGCACGCCGACCGACACCCATGCCGACCTGATCGAGCGCTTCGCCCGCGCCGGCAAGGCGATCTTCTGCGAAAAGCCGATCGATCTCGACGTTGCCCGCGTCAAGGCCTGCATGAAGGTGGTGGAAGAGACCGGCGCCAAGCTGATGGTCGGCTTCAACCGCCGCTTCGATCCGCATTTCATGGCCGTGCGCAAGGTCATCGACGAGGGCAAGATCGGCGATGTCGAGATGGTGACGATCACCTCACGCGACCCCGGCGCCCCGCCGGTGGATTATATCAAGCGCTCGGGCGGCATCTTCCGCGACATGACCATCCACGATTTCGACATGGCCCGCTTCCTGCTCGGCGAAGAGCCGGTCTCGGTGCTGGCGACCGCCGCCGTGCTGGTCGACAAGGCGATCGGCGAGGCCGGCGACTATGACAGCGTCTCGGTGATCCTGCAGACGAAATCCGGCAAGCAGGCGATCATCTCCAATTCCCGCCGCGCCACCTATGGCTACGACCAGCGCATCGAAGTGCATGGCGCAAAGGGCATGGCCGCGGCCGAAAACCAGCGCCCGGTCTCGATCGAAGTCGCAAACGGCGACGGCTACACCCGCCCGCCGCTGCATGATTTCTTCATGACCCGCTACACCGAAGCCTACGCCAACGAAATCGCCGCCTTCATCGCCGCGATCCAAAAGGGCACGAAGATCTCGCCCTCGGGCGCCGATGGTTTGGCAGCACTAGCGCTTGCCGATGCGGCGGTGCAGTCGGTGAAGGAAGGCAAGCTGGTCAAGGTTGGGTGA
- a CDS encoding LysR family transcriptional regulator — MTIISEPILMDHVDIHSDSFGDDNLLRAGLKLNHLRMIVAIEDSGQISAAAEVLNISQPAASRMLSEMESIIKTPLYERVARGVVLTTFGAALARRARKILLELREASREIGELKSGKGGPVFIGAVTAPAMSLVVPAINRVRKAYPGIEINIQVETSNVLARELLAARHDFIISRIPDDLNPRLFEVTEIGIERACLIVRNRHPLLKKKKTSSLSDIRDYDWVFQPPGTLLRRTIEDIFLSRGVALPENIVNTSSLLLTCAIVCGTDAIAPVATDVAQFLASQSAKASDVRMLPIDFDINVKPYSLITARERALPPSARLLYDIILEESLKQAG; from the coding sequence ATGACGATTATTTCAGAGCCCATTTTGATGGATCACGTCGATATCCACAGCGATAGTTTCGGCGATGACAACCTTTTACGTGCAGGACTTAAGCTGAATCACCTGCGCATGATCGTCGCAATCGAAGATAGCGGACAGATTTCCGCAGCTGCGGAAGTCTTAAACATCTCGCAGCCCGCCGCATCGCGCATGTTGTCCGAAATGGAATCAATCATCAAGACGCCGCTCTATGAGCGCGTCGCCCGCGGCGTGGTGCTGACGACCTTTGGCGCAGCCCTTGCCAGACGGGCGCGAAAGATCCTCTTGGAGCTGCGCGAGGCAAGCCGCGAGATCGGCGAATTGAAGAGCGGCAAGGGCGGCCCAGTGTTCATCGGCGCGGTGACGGCGCCGGCCATGAGCCTCGTCGTGCCAGCGATCAACAGGGTGCGCAAGGCCTATCCCGGCATCGAGATCAATATCCAGGTGGAGACCAGCAACGTGCTGGCCCGCGAGCTGCTCGCCGCCCGCCACGACTTCATCATCAGCCGCATTCCCGACGATCTCAATCCGCGCCTGTTCGAGGTGACCGAGATCGGCATCGAGCGGGCCTGCCTGATCGTGCGCAACCGCCATCCGCTGCTGAAAAAGAAAAAGACCAGCAGCCTTTCCGACATCAGGGATTACGACTGGGTGTTCCAGCCGCCGGGCACGCTGCTGCGCCGGACGATTGAGGACATTTTCCTGTCGCGCGGCGTGGCGCTGCCGGAAAATATCGTCAACACCTCTTCGCTGCTTTTGACCTGCGCCATCGTCTGCGGAACCGACGCGATCGCTCCTGTTGCCACCGACGTCGCCCAGTTCCTGGCGAGCCAAAGCGCCAAGGCCTCGGACGTGCGCATGCTGCCAATCGACTTCGATATCAACGTCAAACCCTATAGCCTGATCACGGCGAGGGAACGGGCGCTGCCGCCGAGCGCAAGGCTGCTCTACGACATCATCCTCGAGGAGAGCCTGAAGCAGGCGGGCTGA